AGCTCACGATCGGATTTTCCGTCTCGATCTCCGCGAGAACGTCGGCGCTCGTGCTGCGTTTTTTGCCGCTCGGAAGCCCCAATTCGTCGTAAAGGACCTCGGCAAGCTGCTTCGGAGAATTGATATTGAATTCGTGCCCGACGAGTCCGAAGATCGAATCGGTAACCTTTTTGAGTTCTCCGGAATATTTTGCGGAAAGCTCGTCCAGCGTCGCTTTATTGACGCGAAAACCTTGTTTTTCCATATCGTACAAGACGACGACGAGCGGAAGCTCCACGGTTTCGTAGACTTTCAAGGAATTCGCTTGAACCATCGTCTTACGAAGCGAGATTTGAAGCGAAAGGAGTTCCGCCGCAACCGAGACGCCGTCGTAGCCGTGCGCAAGAAGCAGATCCGCCGCGCCGTCGTAACTTTTTCCGCAGTCCGCGATATACGCCATCAGCATAAGATCGTCCGCCGAAAAAGCCTCTTCGACGGAAAGATCAAGGAGCGAATACGTCTTTTTCAGATCGTAGACGAAAATGCGCCCCGCATAATCTTTTACAAAATCTTTGATCTCTCCGATCGAAAAATCGAACGAAAGCCCCTCGCCGAGGAGATCCTCCGAAAAGCGAACGGAATAATTTTTCTCGGGATCGAACGCAAAGGAAAGCGAATCATCCTGCAAATACAAGCAAAACGATTTCTCGGCTTTTCCGTCGGAGAGAACGCGAGTAAGTTCGTTTTGATCGGATATTTCGAAATTTTCCGTTTCCGTCTTCGTCTCTTCTTCCTTAGGCTCGGAAAACGCGAAACGGTCGGTCAAAGACTTAAAATCATAGCCGACCATTAATTTCTTCGCCTCATACGGCAAAATCGGCGTAAAAGAAAACGCGGAATAATCCCCGTATTCGATCGGAGCGTTCGTCTCGATCGTAGCGAGCCAATGCGAAAACTCGGCGCTTTTACGCCCTTCGAGAAGTTTTTCTTTGAGTTTTCCTTTGATTTCGTCGATATGTTCGTAGACGCCTTCGAGCGTGCCGTATTGAACGACCAGATCTTTCGCGGTTTTTTCACCGACGCCCGGCACGCCCGGGATATTATCCGAATGGTCGCCCATTAAAGATTTCAATTCGACGATCCCTTGCGGCGTAAGCGATTCTTCGGCAAGGACGGCGGGCGTGTAACGAATCACGTCCGTAATGCCTTTTCTCGTGTGCAAAACCGTCGTCTTATCCGAGACCAGCTGCAAAACGTCCTTATCTCCACTGACGATCACGGTCTCCATCGGGCTGTTTTTCGCAAGCGTGCCGATCAAATCGTCCGCTTCGAATCCCGCAAGTTCGACGATTTTAACGCCCATTGCGGAAAGCAGTTCTTTCATCGCGGGGACCTGCGCGCGCAGTTCTTCGGGCATCGGACGGCGTTTCGCCTTATAACCGTCGTACTTCAAATGACGAAAAGTCGGCGCGTGGACGTCGAACGCGGCGGCGATATGGGTCGGTTTTTCGGTT
Above is a genomic segment from Clostridia bacterium containing:
- the polA gene encoding DNA polymerase I, coding for MKLLLLDSNSLINRAFYALPALQDKTGRYTGALFGFTSMLSKLIKTEKPTHIAAAFDVHAPTFRHLKYDGYKAKRRPMPEELRAQVPAMKELLSAMGVKIVELAGFEADDLIGTLAKNSPMETVIVSGDKDVLQLVSDKTTVLHTRKGITDVIRYTPAVLAEESLTPQGIVELKSLMGDHSDNIPGVPGVGEKTAKDLVVQYGTLEGVYEHIDEIKGKLKEKLLEGRKSAEFSHWLATIETNAPIEYGDYSAFSFTPILPYEAKKLMVGYDFKSLTDRFAFSEPKEEETKTETENFEISDQNELTRVLSDGKAEKSFCLYLQDDSLSFAFDPEKNYSVRFSEDLLGEGLSFDFSIGEIKDFVKDYAGRIFVYDLKKTYSLLDLSVEEAFSADDLMLMAYIADCGKSYDGAADLLLAHGYDGVSVAAELLSLQISLRKTMVQANSLKVYETVELPLVVVLYDMEKQGFRVNKATLDELSAKYSGELKKVTDSIFGLVGHEFNINSPKQLAEVLYDELGLPSGKKRSTSADVLAEIETENPIVSYVLRYRMLSKLISTYLIAMKAMIDPKGYIHTVFNQALTTTGRLSSSEPNLQNIPVREAEGREIRGAFIPSDGNVLISADYSQIELRLMAHFSEDEGLIDAFLRGVDIHASTASKVFGVPENEVTPKMRRDAKAVNFGIIYGISDFGLSKNINCSVREARSFIEKYLDTYPKIREYMKKSVDFAKEHGYVVTSMGRVRALPEIHSSNYALRSFAERAALNMPLQGTAADIIKLAMIKVYNRLKSEGLGAKLILQIHDELIIDCPKAEESRVRALVKDEMENVFSLKVPLTVNVESGETWKEAK